A region from the Kribbella shirazensis genome encodes:
- a CDS encoding RidA family protein, producing MERTAINPVPWSLGLGFNQGELVSGHTRTLYCSGQTAMNADGKPEHEGDLPAQLALSVDNLEAVLTEAGMSLANLVRLNVYTTDVDQLFPHYGVLAARLGAAGIAPATTMLGVTRLAVPGQLVELEATAVA from the coding sequence ATCGAACGAACCGCCATCAATCCCGTGCCGTGGTCCCTGGGGCTGGGCTTCAACCAGGGCGAACTGGTCTCAGGGCACACCCGGACCCTGTACTGCTCCGGACAGACCGCGATGAACGCAGACGGCAAGCCCGAACACGAAGGCGACCTGCCGGCGCAACTCGCGTTGAGCGTCGACAACCTGGAGGCCGTACTCACCGAGGCCGGCATGTCCCTCGCAAACCTCGTCCGCCTGAACGTCTACACCACCGACGTCGACCAGCTCTTCCCGCACTACGGCGTACTGGCGGCACGATTGGGCGCCGCCGGCATAGCACCTGCCACCACGATGCTCGGGGTGACCCGGCTGGCCGTACCCGGTCAACTCGTAGAGCTCGAGGCGACCGCCGTGGCCTGA
- a CDS encoding helix-turn-helix transcriptional regulator produces MRADRLVSMVLLLRQRGRLTADVLARELEVSTRTVLRDIEALSAAGVPVYAERGRHGGFALLPGFRTELTGLNHDEALALLTAGSGRGEQVFGLSSALASAMRKVVDALPESHRTTASEAAQRILVDPETDLLSRRLVTKEVSDATMLEVRRAVLAGHRLRIHYAATGKEPHWRTVDPIGLVTVRDRGYLLARRSGADRTYRLSRLLAAEELREPAARPSRVDLDRIWRDRAAQFLSVGHLTVLVRVNPSRREDLLNAAVAVRAEVPDPDGWLRLEVTFQDSWHAEWALWQLGTSAEALAPQSLRTAIHHRASTLAEHYAGS; encoded by the coding sequence ATGCGTGCCGACCGGTTGGTCTCGATGGTGCTGCTGCTGCGTCAGCGGGGCCGGCTGACCGCGGACGTGCTCGCCCGCGAGCTGGAGGTCTCGACCCGCACGGTGCTGCGTGACATCGAGGCGCTGTCCGCGGCGGGCGTCCCGGTGTACGCCGAACGCGGCCGGCATGGTGGGTTCGCGTTGCTGCCCGGGTTCCGGACCGAGCTGACCGGGTTGAATCACGACGAGGCGCTGGCGTTGCTCACCGCCGGATCGGGGCGCGGTGAGCAGGTGTTCGGCCTCAGTTCGGCGCTCGCCTCGGCCATGCGCAAGGTCGTCGACGCGCTCCCCGAAAGTCATCGCACCACTGCGAGCGAGGCGGCCCAGCGGATCCTCGTCGACCCGGAGACGGACCTGCTGTCCCGCCGGCTGGTCACGAAGGAGGTCTCCGACGCGACCATGCTCGAGGTCCGGCGCGCGGTGCTGGCGGGCCACAGATTACGCATCCACTACGCGGCCACTGGTAAAGAGCCCCATTGGCGCACGGTGGACCCGATCGGCCTGGTCACCGTACGGGACCGGGGCTATCTGCTGGCCAGAAGATCCGGCGCGGATCGTACCTACCGACTGTCCCGGCTGCTCGCCGCCGAGGAACTCCGCGAACCGGCAGCGCGACCGAGCCGCGTCGACCTGGACCGCATCTGGCGCGACCGGGCCGCCCAGTTCCTGTCCGTTGGTCACCTCACCGTGCTGGTCCGGGTGAACCCGTCGCGGCGCGAGGACCTGCTGAACGCCGCCGTAGCGGTCCGGGCCGAAGTCCCCGACCCGGACGGCTGGCTTCGGCTCGAGGTCACCTTCCAGGACTCCTGGCACGCCGAATGGGCCCTGTGGCAACTCGGCACCAGCGCCGAAGCCCTCGCCCCACAGTCGCTACGCACCGCTATCCATCACCGAGCCAGCACACTGGCCGAGCACTACGCCGGTTCCTGA
- the tsaA gene encoding tRNA (N6-threonylcarbamoyladenosine(37)-N6)-methyltransferase TrmO, which produces MTPAPDGFVVHPIGYVESPLASRADAPRQGDEGAPDAWIDFDESVRAALADVRAGDELILITWFDRADRTVQTVHPRGDESRPPTGVFSTRSPDRPNPLGLHRVAVLAIDGLRIQVNHLEALDGTPVVDVKPVLGDPTER; this is translated from the coding sequence ATGACGCCGGCTCCCGACGGCTTCGTCGTCCACCCGATCGGGTACGTCGAATCGCCCCTCGCCTCGCGCGCCGATGCGCCGCGCCAGGGCGACGAGGGTGCCCCCGACGCCTGGATCGACTTCGACGAATCCGTCCGCGCAGCCCTCGCCGACGTCCGCGCGGGTGACGAGCTCATCCTCATTACCTGGTTCGACCGAGCGGACCGCACCGTGCAGACGGTCCACCCGAGGGGCGACGAGTCGCGTCCACCGACGGGCGTCTTCAGCACCCGCTCACCCGACCGGCCGAATCCGCTCGGTCTGCACCGGGTCGCGGTGCTCGCGATCGACGGCCTCCGGATCCAGGTCAACCACCTCGAAGCCCTCGACGGCACCCCGGTCGTCGACGTGAAACCCGTACTCGGCGATCCGACCGAGCGCTGA
- a CDS encoding metallophosphoesterase, which translates to MYVIAHLSDPHLDGTEEARSRLRKITSYVQASAVDVVLVSGDLADHGLASEYDELAGELAFEVPVLVLPGNHDVGEPLRKGLASFVDSPGGGHPVHQVRDVGSARFVLVDSTVPGADHGLLSADSLAWLDGVLREPFDGPVFVAMHHPPLQLHHPVMDQWQLEDRAPLAEVLTGKPITAILTGHVHNAIVTTFAGHPVLGAPGIRSTVPLPFEPGTGSVVDPTAHPGLAFHIHTPGEPLQSVYRYPR; encoded by the coding sequence ATGTACGTGATCGCGCATCTCAGTGACCCGCATCTCGATGGAACCGAGGAGGCGCGCTCGCGGCTCCGGAAGATCACGTCGTACGTCCAGGCGTCAGCGGTGGACGTCGTACTGGTCAGCGGGGATCTCGCCGATCACGGGCTCGCGTCCGAGTACGACGAACTGGCCGGGGAACTGGCGTTCGAGGTGCCGGTGCTCGTGCTGCCCGGCAACCACGACGTCGGCGAGCCACTGCGAAAAGGGCTCGCGTCCTTCGTGGACTCTCCCGGCGGCGGCCACCCGGTCCACCAGGTGCGCGACGTCGGATCCGCGCGCTTCGTCCTCGTGGACAGCACGGTGCCCGGCGCGGACCACGGTCTGCTGTCGGCGGACTCGCTGGCCTGGCTCGACGGCGTACTGCGGGAACCCTTCGATGGACCGGTCTTCGTCGCGATGCATCACCCACCGCTCCAGTTGCACCATCCGGTCATGGACCAGTGGCAGCTCGAGGACCGCGCACCGCTCGCCGAGGTCCTGACCGGCAAACCGATCACCGCGATCCTCACCGGCCACGTGCACAACGCGATCGTCACCACCTTCGCCGGCCATCCCGTCCTCGGCGCCCCCGGCATTCGCTCCACCGTCCCCCTCCCCTTCGAACCCGGCACCGGCTCCGTCGTGGACCCCACAGCCCACCCCGGCCTGGCCTTCCACATCCACACCCCGGGCGAGCCCCTCCAGTCCGTCTACAGGTATCCGCGATGA
- a CDS encoding PstS family phosphate ABC transporter substrate-binding protein — translation MFDFSGFGSINIETVIAAVTLIGTSIIWLLDRYLWRRKRLVYRVQVDAQIGVHPRQNRAREMVDVEVRHQGQVVQDPSIVLLRLDNAGTDIEPRDMQGMVQFTFPGRSIVRMKVVESHPDTLGGLIEGRMKPAEYVDTDTLTVPKLAINRGDHFKFLLVLSGKGKEVKHSGYLAGGANGGVYHEPRPRGPGRRTLMFGATTLVLVGALVAFFLVDVLQPPDDCRSGQLRVIGSTAVERTMTELRSAYASECSEADITIAANGSRSGVRDLGALGRQDPAAAGKVIAMSDGPAEDAPNLGGEAVAVVVFAVVVNRAADLTGLTTAQLRDIYSGKVTNWKQLGGKDLPIRMVSRVGPDSGSRLVFREKVLGGSQELGITSDDCRSDDDAVAKYHRCEVGTTDELLTRVNEIDGAIGYAELGSARKFPGIAAATIDDVVPDTSKVADRSYKFWEVEHAYTYGAPEAKSLTAAFLDYLRSTEARPVLERGGLVPCGALPPGFCG, via the coding sequence TTGTTCGATTTCTCGGGTTTCGGCAGCATCAACATCGAGACGGTGATCGCCGCCGTCACACTGATCGGGACCTCGATCATCTGGCTGCTCGACCGGTACCTGTGGCGCCGCAAACGCCTCGTGTACCGGGTCCAGGTGGACGCGCAGATCGGGGTGCACCCGCGGCAGAACCGTGCCCGGGAGATGGTCGACGTCGAGGTCCGGCACCAGGGCCAGGTGGTCCAGGACCCGAGCATCGTGCTGCTCCGGCTGGACAACGCCGGCACCGACATCGAGCCCCGGGACATGCAGGGCATGGTGCAGTTCACCTTCCCCGGCCGCAGCATCGTCCGGATGAAGGTGGTCGAGTCGCACCCGGACACGCTCGGCGGCCTGATCGAGGGCCGGATGAAGCCCGCCGAGTACGTCGACACCGACACGCTCACCGTGCCGAAGCTCGCGATCAACCGCGGCGACCACTTCAAGTTCCTGCTCGTGCTGTCCGGGAAGGGCAAGGAGGTCAAGCACTCGGGGTACCTGGCCGGCGGTGCGAACGGCGGCGTGTATCACGAGCCGCGGCCGCGTGGACCGGGTCGCCGTACGTTGATGTTCGGGGCGACGACGCTGGTGCTGGTCGGCGCCCTCGTCGCGTTCTTCCTCGTCGACGTCCTGCAGCCGCCGGACGACTGCCGGTCGGGCCAGCTGCGGGTGATCGGCTCGACTGCGGTCGAGCGGACCATGACCGAGCTGCGCAGCGCGTACGCGAGCGAGTGCTCGGAGGCCGACATCACGATCGCGGCGAACGGCAGCCGCAGCGGCGTCCGCGACCTGGGCGCCCTGGGCAGGCAAGACCCGGCCGCGGCGGGCAAGGTGATCGCGATGTCGGACGGACCGGCCGAGGACGCTCCGAATCTCGGCGGCGAGGCGGTTGCGGTCGTCGTGTTCGCGGTCGTCGTCAACCGAGCGGCCGATCTCACGGGCCTGACCACGGCACAGCTCCGCGACATCTACAGCGGCAAGGTCACCAACTGGAAGCAACTGGGCGGCAAGGACCTGCCGATCCGGATGGTGAGCCGGGTCGGGCCCGACTCCGGTTCACGGCTCGTGTTCCGCGAGAAGGTCCTCGGCGGCAGCCAGGAGCTAGGCATCACCTCCGACGACTGCCGCAGCGACGACGACGCTGTCGCGAAGTACCACCGCTGTGAGGTCGGTACGACGGACGAGTTGCTCACCCGGGTGAACGAGATCGACGGCGCGATCGGGTACGCCGAACTCGGCAGCGCCCGGAAGTTCCCGGGTATCGCGGCGGCGACGATCGACGACGTCGTACCAGACACCTCGAAGGTGGCGGACCGCTCGTACAAGTTCTGGGAGGTCGAGCACGCCTACACCTACGGGGCGCCTGAGGCGAAGTCCCTGACCGCGGCGTTCCTGGACTACCTGCGCTCCACCGAGGCGCGGCCGGTGCTGGAGCGCGGCGGGCTGGTCCCCTGTGGTGCACTGCCGCCGGGCTTCTGCGGTTAA
- a CDS encoding dihydrolipoyl dehydrogenase family protein, with the protein MAEQVDVVVVGLGVGGEETAGRLAQAGLRVVGIESRLVGGECPYYGCIPSKMMIRAANLIAETRRVDGIAGSATVEPDWTPVAKRIREEATDTWNDQVAVDRLVNKGATVIKDVATITGPGTVRAGDREFEAARGIVIATGTVPSVPPIEGLAGTPYWTNREAIEAETLPASLVVLGGGAIGMELAQVFARFGVAVTVVEGAPEVLPMEEPESGVLAREALERDGVTFRLGAHAQKVGYAGDTFTVTLPDGSTATGEKLLVATGRRVATADLGVDKLGLDPAARRIEVDEHVRAGDKVWAVGDVTGVGAFTHNAMYQADIAVRDILQEPDAPTASYQAMPRVTFTDPEIGGVGLTEKQARDAGLNVRVGSTPIPSSTRGWIHKAGNEGFIKVVMDADRGVLVGATSAGPTGGEVLSALAVAVHAAVPVNTLRQMIYAYPTFHRAIGEALKAL; encoded by the coding sequence ATGGCTGAACAGGTGGACGTGGTCGTCGTCGGGCTCGGAGTCGGCGGGGAGGAGACGGCCGGCCGGCTGGCGCAGGCCGGTCTGCGGGTGGTCGGCATCGAGTCGAGGCTGGTCGGCGGCGAGTGCCCGTACTACGGGTGCATTCCGAGCAAGATGATGATCCGGGCGGCGAACCTGATCGCCGAGACCCGCCGCGTCGACGGCATCGCCGGTTCGGCGACCGTGGAGCCGGACTGGACGCCGGTGGCGAAGCGGATCCGCGAGGAGGCGACCGACACCTGGAACGACCAGGTCGCCGTCGACCGCCTGGTGAACAAGGGCGCGACCGTGATCAAGGACGTCGCCACGATCACCGGCCCGGGCACGGTCCGCGCCGGCGACCGCGAGTTCGAGGCGGCCCGCGGCATCGTGATCGCGACCGGGACGGTGCCGTCCGTCCCGCCGATCGAGGGGCTCGCCGGTACGCCGTACTGGACGAACCGGGAGGCGATCGAGGCCGAGACGCTGCCCGCGTCGCTGGTGGTGCTGGGCGGCGGCGCGATCGGGATGGAGCTCGCGCAGGTGTTCGCGCGCTTCGGCGTCGCGGTGACCGTCGTGGAGGGTGCGCCCGAGGTCCTGCCGATGGAGGAGCCGGAGTCGGGTGTGCTCGCGCGTGAGGCGCTGGAGCGCGACGGCGTGACGTTCCGCCTCGGCGCACACGCCCAGAAGGTCGGGTACGCCGGTGACACCTTCACCGTGACGCTCCCGGACGGGTCGACGGCGACCGGCGAGAAGTTGCTGGTGGCAACGGGACGCCGGGTGGCGACCGCGGACCTCGGCGTCGACAAGCTCGGTCTGGACCCGGCGGCGCGCCGGATCGAGGTCGACGAGCACGTCCGCGCGGGCGACAAGGTCTGGGCGGTCGGTGACGTCACGGGCGTGGGCGCGTTCACCCACAACGCCATGTACCAGGCCGACATCGCGGTCCGCGACATCCTGCAGGAGCCGGACGCGCCGACCGCGAGCTACCAGGCGATGCCGCGCGTCACGTTCACCGACCCGGAGATCGGCGGCGTCGGACTGACCGAGAAGCAGGCCCGGGACGCGGGCCTGAACGTGCGGGTCGGGTCGACGCCGATCCCCTCCTCGACGCGCGGCTGGATCCACAAGGCCGGCAACGAGGGCTTCATCAAGGTCGTGATGGACGCGGACCGTGGCGTGCTGGTCGGGGCGACGAGCGCCGGCCCGACGGGTGGCGAGGTGCTCAGCGCGCTGGCGGTCGCGGTGCACGCCGCCGTACCGGTGAACACGCTGCGTCAGATGATCTACGCGTACCCGACGTTCCACCGCGCGATCGGTGAGGCCCTGAAGGCGCTGTAG
- a CDS encoding energy-coupling factor ABC transporter permease — MHVPDGFFDAPTSVATGLIAAGAVGVSLQRANRELRETGPALAGLTAAFVFAVQMVNFPVGAGTSGHLLGGALAAALVGPWTAVLVMSTVLLVQGLLFADGGLTALGTNVTLMGLITVLVGYFLTRVLLTVLPRRMGSVVPAATVGALVSVPVAALAFTGLYAVGGAVDIPLGKLATAMVGWHILVGIGEAVITAAVLSAVVATRPDLVYAARHLQQDLVLVDADGNTSTVSPDNPIAAKPAGRSLGVGVAVTLLVAGGLSLFASAHPDGLEFVGAKLGFDSAAEDSAVAGSPLADYGVQGIGNAQVSGALAGIIGVLVTIVVGLAIAKLASLRANKAS; from the coding sequence GTGCATGTTCCTGACGGTTTCTTCGACGCACCTACGTCCGTCGCCACCGGCCTGATCGCGGCCGGGGCGGTCGGGGTCAGCCTGCAGCGGGCGAACCGCGAGCTCCGTGAGACCGGTCCGGCGCTGGCCGGTCTGACCGCGGCGTTCGTGTTCGCGGTGCAGATGGTGAACTTCCCGGTCGGCGCGGGCACCAGCGGTCACCTCCTCGGAGGTGCGCTGGCGGCCGCGCTGGTCGGACCGTGGACCGCCGTACTGGTGATGTCCACGGTGTTGCTGGTGCAGGGGTTGTTGTTCGCCGACGGCGGGTTGACCGCCCTGGGCACGAACGTCACGTTGATGGGCCTGATCACGGTGCTGGTCGGCTACTTCCTGACGCGCGTCCTGCTGACGGTTCTGCCGCGGCGGATGGGCAGCGTCGTACCGGCGGCCACCGTCGGAGCGCTGGTCTCGGTGCCGGTCGCGGCGCTGGCGTTCACCGGGCTGTACGCGGTCGGTGGTGCGGTCGACATCCCACTTGGCAAGCTGGCGACCGCGATGGTCGGGTGGCACATCCTGGTCGGGATCGGCGAGGCCGTGATCACCGCGGCGGTGCTGAGCGCGGTCGTCGCGACCCGTCCGGACCTGGTGTACGCCGCCCGGCACCTGCAGCAGGACCTGGTCCTGGTCGATGCCGACGGCAACACGTCGACGGTCTCCCCGGACAATCCCATCGCGGCGAAGCCGGCGGGCCGGTCGCTCGGCGTCGGGGTCGCGGTGACGCTGCTGGTCGCGGGCGGGCTGAGCCTGTTCGCGAGCGCGCATCCCGACGGGCTCGAGTTCGTCGGCGCCAAGCTCGGGTTCGACAGCGCGGCGGAGGACTCGGCGGTGGCCGGGAGCCCGCTGGCCGATTACGGCGTCCAGGGCATCGGCAACGCGCAGGTGTCCGGTGCGCTCGCCGGGATCATCGGCGTCCTGGTGACGATCGTCGTCGGTCTCGCGATCGCCAAGCTGGCCTCCTTGCGAGCGAACAAGGCCTCATGA
- the cbiQ gene encoding cobalt ECF transporter T component CbiQ, with protein MSGDGLLVAADSPIHRIPAQVKLVALFVFVLAVVSTPAPAFWAFGVYAVLLIAAVLVARLPVTVVSRRLAVETPFIVFALLLPFVATGPRIDVLGLQLSESGVLGAWNVLAKGTLGVIAAILLSATTAPRDLLAGLERLRLPATLVAILSFMVRYLSVVSDDLHRMRVARESRGYTGGRVGHLKAVAGGVGALFVRSFERGERVHLAMRSRGYTGRMPLLTVQGASAAQWGEGLAISLFAVAIAVAARVVSL; from the coding sequence ATGAGCGGGGACGGTCTGCTCGTCGCGGCGGACAGCCCGATCCACCGGATCCCGGCGCAGGTCAAACTCGTCGCGCTGTTCGTCTTCGTCCTCGCGGTCGTGTCCACACCGGCGCCCGCGTTCTGGGCGTTCGGCGTGTACGCCGTCCTGCTGATCGCGGCCGTGCTGGTGGCCAGGTTGCCGGTGACCGTGGTGTCGCGGCGGCTCGCGGTGGAGACGCCGTTCATCGTGTTCGCGTTGCTGCTGCCGTTCGTCGCCACCGGCCCGCGGATCGACGTACTCGGGCTGCAGCTTTCCGAGTCGGGCGTGCTCGGGGCCTGGAACGTACTGGCGAAGGGGACGCTCGGCGTGATCGCGGCGATCCTGTTGTCCGCGACGACCGCGCCGCGCGACCTCCTGGCCGGTCTCGAGCGGCTGCGGCTGCCGGCGACGCTGGTCGCGATCCTGTCGTTCATGGTCCGGTACCTGAGCGTGGTGTCCGACGACCTGCACCGGATGCGGGTCGCCCGGGAGTCCCGCGGATACACGGGTGGCCGGGTCGGGCATCTGAAGGCGGTCGCCGGGGGAGTGGGCGCGTTGTTCGTGCGCAGCTTCGAGCGCGGCGAGCGGGTCCATCTGGCGATGCGGTCCCGCGGCTACACCGGGCGCATGCCGCTGCTCACCGTTCAGGGCGCATCGGCGGCGCAGTGGGGTGAGGGCCTGGCGATCTCCCTGTTCGCGGTGGCGATCGCGGTCGCGGCTAGGGTGGTCTCCTTGTGA